In Erythrobacter sp. F6033, a single genomic region encodes these proteins:
- a CDS encoding RlmE family RNA methyltransferase, which yields MARSGRDPEKRVKTAKKRSESSTRWLQRQLNDPYVKRAKADGYRSRAAYKLIELDERFGLIRGSKRVVDLGIAPGGWSQVVRAKAPKANVVGIDLLPTEPIEGVTIFEMDFMDDAAPAALEEALDGPPDLVMSDMAANTVGHKQTDHLRTMALVEAGAWFATETLEKGGAFIAKVLAGGTDSELLALLKKHFKTVKHAKPPASRKDSSEWYVIAQGFKGRD from the coding sequence ATGGCGCGTTCCGGCCGAGATCCCGAAAAACGGGTAAAGACAGCCAAAAAGCGCAGCGAGTCATCCACTCGCTGGCTTCAGCGTCAGCTAAATGATCCTTATGTGAAGCGAGCGAAGGCCGACGGCTATCGCAGCCGCGCCGCCTACAAGCTAATCGAACTCGATGAGCGCTTCGGCTTAATCAGAGGCTCAAAGCGGGTCGTCGATCTAGGCATTGCACCAGGCGGCTGGTCGCAGGTCGTGCGTGCAAAGGCACCAAAGGCAAACGTCGTCGGTATTGATCTTCTGCCGACGGAGCCGATCGAAGGCGTCACCATTTTTGAGATGGATTTTATGGACGACGCCGCGCCTGCCGCGCTGGAGGAAGCACTCGACGGACCGCCGGATCTGGTAATGTCGGATATGGCCGCAAATACAGTCGGCCACAAACAGACCGACCATCTGCGTACGATGGCGCTTGTTGAAGCAGGTGCGTGGTTTGCGACGGAGACTTTGGAAAAGGGTGGTGCTTTTATCGCCAAGGTTTTGGCCGGCGGCACGGATAGCGAATTGCTGGCGCTGCTCAAGAAGCATTTTAAGACGGTCAAACACGCCAAACCACCAGCGAGTCGCAAGGACTCATCCGAGTGGTATGTCATCGCTCAGGGCTTCAAGGGGCGCGACTAA
- a CDS encoding Ppx/GppA phosphatase family protein, translating into MADTNPPDTKRSVGKKRDRKSGKVADFRYKRPPRHKEKGDAGRGKSRSQRSSPNSDPARNKPNGHAGPRPGEAYAALDLGTNNCRLLIARPSGRDFTVIDAFSRVVKLGEDLAKTGRLSDEAMDRALGALSVCAEKLRRRKVRLARSVATEACRRAANGNAFIERVKEETGIVLDIITAEEEARLAVLGCHILLEDGKGPAVIFDIGGGSTELVLLEPGGKIPRIIDWQSVPWGVVSLTDTVGRGEDTFDARVARYAKMREIVSGSFAPFAERIADASTHDDIRLLGTSGTVTTLASLHLELPHYDRKAVDGLIVPSKAMRDISERLSGMSPDERSELPCIGNDRADLVVAGCAILDSILDLWPAEKLGVADRGIREGILRSLMAAERQSERALKALHETRSDTHSNRAI; encoded by the coding sequence ATGGCGGACACAAATCCGCCGGACACGAAAAGAAGTGTTGGCAAGAAAAGGGACCGCAAGTCCGGCAAAGTAGCTGATTTCCGCTACAAACGTCCCCCCCGACACAAAGAGAAAGGCGATGCAGGCAGAGGCAAATCTCGCTCGCAGCGCTCATCACCAAACAGCGATCCCGCGCGCAATAAACCCAACGGTCACGCCGGGCCTCGACCTGGCGAAGCCTATGCCGCGCTAGACCTAGGCACCAACAACTGCCGCCTGTTGATCGCCCGTCCTTCAGGGCGCGATTTCACCGTGATCGACGCGTTCAGCAGGGTGGTGAAACTTGGCGAGGATCTGGCCAAGACGGGCAGACTTTCTGATGAAGCAATGGATCGGGCGCTCGGCGCGCTTTCCGTATGTGCCGAGAAACTGCGCCGCCGCAAAGTCCGCCTCGCGCGCTCAGTCGCAACCGAAGCTTGCCGGCGCGCTGCCAATGGCAATGCTTTTATAGAGCGCGTCAAAGAAGAAACCGGGATCGTGCTAGACATCATAACGGCCGAGGAAGAGGCCCGTCTCGCGGTGCTTGGCTGCCACATCTTGCTGGAAGACGGCAAGGGCCCGGCGGTTATCTTTGATATCGGCGGCGGCTCGACCGAGCTTGTCCTGTTGGAGCCCGGCGGCAAAATTCCGCGCATCATTGATTGGCAAAGTGTTCCATGGGGCGTTGTTTCTCTGACCGATACAGTCGGCAGAGGTGAAGACACTTTTGATGCCAGAGTCGCGCGCTACGCGAAAATGCGGGAGATCGTATCAGGCAGCTTTGCGCCCTTTGCAGAGCGGATCGCCGATGCCTCGACACATGACGATATTCGCCTTTTGGGCACCAGCGGCACCGTTACGACATTGGCTAGCCTCCATCTCGAATTGCCGCACTATGATCGCAAAGCCGTAGATGGATTGATCGTGCCATCAAAAGCGATGCGCGACATCAGCGAGCGCTTGTCCGGCATGTCCCCGGACGAACGCAGCGAGCTGCCCTGCATCGGCAATGACCGCGCTGATCTGGTTGTTGCCGGCTGTGCCATTCTCGATTCGATCCTCGATCTATGGCCAGCTGAAAAGCTGGGCGTTGCGGATCGCGGAATTCGCGAAGGCATCCTGCGCAGCCTGATGGCTGCAGAGCGGCAAAGCGAACGCGCTTTGAAAGCTCTCCATGAAACCCGTTCAGACACCCACTCAAACAGGGCAATATAA
- a CDS encoding HEPN domain-containing protein: MKVTAWNDAEWVRITGHGLTVRQPFELVDGVWVSSEIPELQMLSLDECETIQEQAAVVTMHEVATFSIEVKDPSGGKALATKAWNRLWDFHLLSLAANAPCFILYNSSEGKGGTVYSVANRNLIVRPLSSSKELTPSALEWAKNHESNFRQLINNEQFSSAMRYFGNAHYLFDLEHRIMLLWAGIEGLLQVEAEHSRRLALYCALLSNGSLEERVELFDMVKKAYSLRSRVVHGAKPSKKKLESGYEDATRLLAELLAKCVELGRVPERAELDRASLSAQIL; this comes from the coding sequence ATGAAAGTAACCGCTTGGAACGATGCCGAATGGGTTCGGATTACTGGTCACGGCCTCACGGTTCGTCAGCCGTTTGAGCTTGTTGACGGAGTCTGGGTTTCTTCGGAGATTCCGGAATTGCAAATGCTAAGTCTGGATGAATGCGAGACCATCCAAGAGCAGGCCGCCGTTGTGACCATGCACGAAGTCGCAACGTTCTCAATCGAAGTAAAAGATCCGTCAGGCGGCAAGGCACTAGCCACGAAAGCTTGGAACCGGCTTTGGGATTTTCACCTGCTAAGTCTTGCAGCTAATGCGCCTTGTTTCATTCTATACAATAGTTCCGAAGGCAAAGGCGGCACAGTTTATTCGGTCGCCAACAGAAATCTGATCGTCAGACCGCTTTCTAGCTCCAAGGAGCTGACCCCTTCAGCTCTCGAGTGGGCCAAAAATCACGAATCCAACTTTAGACAGCTCATTAATAACGAGCAGTTTTCATCTGCAATGCGTTATTTTGGAAACGCGCACTATCTCTTTGATCTCGAGCACCGGATCATGCTGCTTTGGGCGGGTATTGAAGGGCTATTACAAGTGGAAGCCGAGCATAGCAGAAGGCTGGCGCTTTATTGCGCTTTGCTTTCGAACGGAAGTCTCGAAGAAAGGGTAGAACTGTTTGATATGGTCAAAAAAGCATACTCTCTTCGGTCGAGAGTCGTGCATGGCGCGAAACCATCAAAAAAGAAACTTGAGAGCGGATACGAAGACGCGACGAGGCTTTTGGCCGAGCTCCTAGCCAAGTGCGTTGAGCTAGGAAGAGTACCAGAACGCGCGGAGTTAGATCGCGCCTCACTTAGCGCGCAAATCCTATGA
- a CDS encoding LOG family protein has translation MTDKDLTDHKFYHAGEESRFTEEAPDRTPQTEHPAYKLAFRDHDFLLRDELRPVRFQLELLKPEMLLDEARVGSTMVMYGSARIPAPEEAQAKIDAAKNGTEYEQKVAERLAEKAKYYQEAYKLARLITEKAIIEDGKRQFVITTGGGPSIMEAGNRGASDAGGESIGLNIVLPHEQAPNTYVTPYLSLNFHYFALRKMHFLLRARAVAVFPGGFGTFDEFFELLTLIQTGKMKAVPILLFGKDFWTRVVDFEAIAEEGTISKKDLELFRWCETAEDAWDHIAEFYNLD, from the coding sequence ATGACAGATAAAGACCTAACAGATCACAAGTTTTACCACGCTGGCGAAGAATCGCGTTTCACCGAAGAAGCGCCTGATCGTACGCCGCAGACTGAGCATCCGGCTTATAAGCTCGCATTTCGAGACCATGATTTCCTCCTGCGCGACGAATTGCGCCCGGTCCGGTTCCAGCTTGAACTGCTGAAGCCGGAAATGCTGCTTGATGAAGCGCGCGTCGGTTCGACGATGGTAATGTACGGCTCTGCCCGGATCCCTGCGCCGGAAGAGGCACAGGCCAAGATTGATGCCGCTAAGAACGGCACCGAGTACGAGCAGAAAGTGGCGGAACGCCTCGCAGAAAAAGCCAAATACTACCAAGAGGCCTACAAGCTTGCGCGGCTGATTACTGAAAAGGCCATTATCGAGGATGGCAAGCGCCAGTTTGTAATCACAACCGGCGGCGGCCCTTCGATTATGGAAGCAGGCAACCGCGGCGCCAGCGATGCGGGCGGAGAGTCCATTGGTCTCAACATTGTTCTTCCGCATGAGCAGGCACCCAACACATATGTGACGCCATACCTCTCGCTGAACTTCCACTATTTCGCGCTGCGCAAGATGCACTTCCTGCTTCGCGCACGCGCCGTCGCCGTATTCCCCGGTGGTTTCGGCACATTTGACGAATTTTTCGAGCTTCTGACCTTAATCCAGACGGGCAAGATGAAGGCTGTTCCGATCCTGCTGTTCGGCAAGGATTTCTGGACCCGCGTTGTGGACTTTGAGGCAATTGCCGAGGAGGGCACAATTTCGAAGAAGGACCTCGAACTGTTCCGTTGGTGCGAAACCGCCGAGGATGCTTGGGATCACATCGCAGAATTCTACAACCTAGATTAG
- the thiD gene encoding bifunctional hydroxymethylpyrimidine kinase/phosphomethylpyrimidine kinase yields MSEEQVLAGNRPPRILAIAGSDSSGGAGIQADIKTIMMLGGYAMTAITTVTAQNSVGVQAIAPMGGAIVREQIASCINDIGVDAIKIGMLHDVEIINAVAEGLELIDSKVPVVLDPVMVATSGATLIAQDAIAAMRAALFPRATLITPNLPELAHLLERSLTDSSQMAGAAEELGDDTGAAILAKGGHTGDARVIDILYVPDTRAVQFEHARIDTQHTHGTGCTLSSAIATLLGHGQPLVNAVRLGRNFVRHAIENAPGYGFGNGPLGHQAVRALSDPEED; encoded by the coding sequence GTGAGCGAAGAGCAGGTTTTGGCTGGCAATCGCCCTCCCCGCATTCTTGCCATTGCGGGTTCGGATTCATCCGGCGGCGCAGGGATTCAGGCCGATATCAAGACGATCATGATGCTTGGCGGTTATGCCATGACCGCGATCACTACCGTCACCGCACAAAACAGCGTCGGGGTTCAGGCAATCGCGCCGATGGGCGGCGCTATCGTGCGCGAACAGATCGCCTCCTGTATCAATGATATCGGCGTGGATGCGATCAAGATCGGCATGCTGCACGATGTCGAGATCATCAACGCTGTCGCTGAAGGTCTCGAGCTGATTGATAGCAAAGTGCCCGTCGTGCTCGATCCGGTTATGGTCGCGACCAGCGGCGCGACGCTGATCGCGCAGGATGCGATTGCGGCGATGCGCGCAGCCTTGTTCCCGCGCGCCACCTTGATCACGCCCAACCTGCCAGAGCTCGCCCATTTGCTTGAACGAAGCCTGACAGACTCGTCTCAAATGGCAGGCGCTGCCGAGGAATTAGGCGATGACACGGGGGCTGCGATCCTCGCCAAAGGCGGACACACAGGCGATGCGCGCGTGATCGACATTCTTTATGTGCCAGACACCCGCGCCGTGCAATTCGAGCACGCACGGATCGATACACAGCACACGCACGGCACGGGCTGCACATTGTCATCGGCAATCGCCACCCTGCTGGGCCACGGACAGCCACTGGTAAATGCGGTCCGCTTGGGCCGGAACTTTGTCCGCCATGCAATCGAAAACGCGCCGGGTTACGGCTTCGGCAATGGTCCCCTAGGGCATCAGGCCGTGCGTGCTCTGTCTGACCCGGAAGAGGACTAA
- a CDS encoding DUF1272 domain-containing protein yields MLEMRPDCERCGNDLPAEAPGAFICSFECTFCAPCAEEMDDQCPNCGGELMDRPVRAAKLHDKYPPSTERKFKG; encoded by the coding sequence ATGCTGGAAATGCGCCCTGATTGCGAACGGTGCGGCAATGATTTGCCAGCAGAGGCGCCCGGCGCGTTTATCTGCAGCTTTGAATGCACATTCTGCGCCCCATGCGCTGAAGAAATGGATGACCAATGCCCCAATTGCGGCGGTGAATTGATGGATCGCCCGGTTCGCGCGGCAAAGCTGCATGACAAATATCCACCTTCGACTGAACGGAAGTTCAAAGGGTGA
- the glmM gene encoding phosphoglucosamine mutase → MARKFFGTDGIRGRTNSGVMTAATAMKVGQAAGRHFVRGGHRHRVVIGKDTRLSGYMMESALVAGFTSVGIDVIMTGPLPTPAIALLTREMRADLGVMISASHNLYADNGIKLFGPDGFKLSDEAEAEIERLIETDIPLVPAEQIGRARRIEDARGRYIHAVKNSVASEVRFDGLKVVVDCAHGAAYQVAPSAIWELGADVIALGVNPNGVNINDGVGSTAIEALQARVVEEQAHIGIALDGDADRLIVVDEKGRAVDGDQIMALIATRMHEKGSLKGGGVVSTVMSNLGLERYLASIGLTLERTKVGDRYVLERMKEGGFNIGGEQSGHMIMLDHSTTGDGTVAAMRVLTSLVRSEKPASEILHLFDPVPQLLKNVRYEGGAPLENATVQSVIAEAEQELEGKGRLVIRPSGTEPVIRVMAEGDDKKQVESVVDRICDAVRAAT, encoded by the coding sequence ATGGCACGCAAGTTCTTCGGTACAGATGGCATCAGAGGCCGCACCAATAGCGGAGTTATGACGGCAGCGACCGCAATGAAAGTTGGACAGGCCGCTGGCCGCCACTTTGTGCGCGGAGGCCACCGCCACCGCGTTGTTATCGGCAAAGATACGCGGCTGTCAGGGTACATGATGGAAAGCGCCCTCGTCGCCGGGTTCACCAGTGTCGGGATCGACGTCATTATGACTGGCCCCCTTCCTACCCCCGCAATTGCGCTTTTAACGCGGGAAATGCGGGCTGATCTTGGCGTAATGATCTCTGCCAGCCACAATCTATACGCTGATAACGGGATCAAACTGTTCGGGCCTGATGGTTTCAAACTGTCAGACGAGGCCGAAGCCGAAATCGAGCGGCTGATTGAAACCGATATTCCGCTTGTACCAGCCGAGCAAATCGGACGCGCCCGCCGGATCGAGGATGCCCGCGGCCGCTATATTCACGCAGTGAAGAATTCGGTTGCGAGCGAGGTGCGTTTTGACGGGCTGAAGGTCGTGGTCGATTGCGCGCATGGCGCCGCGTATCAGGTCGCACCGTCCGCCATCTGGGAATTGGGCGCAGATGTTATCGCGTTGGGCGTGAACCCCAACGGTGTGAACATCAATGACGGGGTAGGTTCCACAGCTATCGAAGCGTTGCAAGCCCGGGTCGTCGAAGAGCAAGCGCATATCGGCATCGCACTGGATGGCGATGCGGACCGGCTGATTGTAGTCGATGAAAAAGGCCGGGCGGTCGATGGCGACCAGATCATGGCCTTGATCGCGACGCGCATGCACGAAAAGGGATCGCTTAAAGGCGGAGGCGTGGTCTCCACCGTCATGTCCAACCTTGGTCTTGAACGGTATCTCGCCTCGATAGGGCTCACGCTAGAGCGCACGAAAGTCGGCGATCGCTATGTGCTGGAACGCATGAAGGAAGGCGGCTTCAACATTGGCGGCGAGCAATCCGGCCATATGATCATGCTGGATCACTCGACGACAGGCGATGGCACCGTCGCGGCGATGCGCGTCCTGACCAGCCTTGTCAGGTCGGAAAAGCCAGCGAGCGAGATCCTGCATTTGTTTGATCCCGTCCCCCAATTGCTCAAGAATGTCCGTTACGAAGGCGGAGCTCCTTTGGAAAACGCGACCGTTCAATCCGTGATCGCTGAGGCGGAGCAAGAGCTCGAAGGCAAAGGCCGATTGGTCATCCGCCCATCCGGCACAGAGCCTGTGATCCGCGTGATGGCCGAAGGTGATGACAAGAAACAAGTGGAATCAGTGGTGGATCGCATCTGCGATGCCGTGCGCGCCGCAACGTAA
- a CDS encoding cation:dicarboxylase symporter family transporter has translation MSNDVSAGASPVPDSNFELVTIRLPVIATFTALIVGLGLGVVFAGDVLPQWVQDSIALVGTLWLRALQMTIIPLVASLLVLGIAQMMSAARAGKAAVKFLALVFTVLIAGGIFTALVMPLVLQFVPIPEAASGFLAEVPEGEQQVPGILDFAASLIAPNMIAAAADTAMLPLTVFFALFAVAISKLPKSQNATLLGFFHALANAMLMIIGWVLWLAPAGVLALAFGVGMRSGGGAFAALAHYILIVSAMGGFILVLAYLIAWALGGVSPLRFAKALLPAQAVAVSTQSSLASLPAMLDSATRLKLRPETSEFVLPLAVAIFRATSVAMNLAVALYVAALAGIDVPIALLIVGILIAVIISIGSVSLPGSISFVVSIGPIALAMGVPIEPLALLVAVEMLPDIMRTLANVTMNVAVTSAVDRGGEDTASG, from the coding sequence TTGAGCAATGATGTTTCGGCGGGCGCTTCGCCTGTTCCAGATAGCAATTTTGAGCTGGTGACCATCCGCTTGCCTGTCATTGCGACTTTCACGGCGTTGATTGTTGGCCTTGGACTGGGAGTAGTTTTTGCCGGGGATGTTCTTCCCCAATGGGTGCAGGATTCCATCGCGCTGGTCGGGACACTGTGGCTGCGGGCTTTGCAGATGACGATTATTCCGTTGGTCGCGAGCTTGCTTGTCTTGGGTATCGCCCAAATGATGAGCGCGGCGAGGGCGGGGAAAGCCGCCGTGAAATTTCTCGCCTTGGTCTTTACGGTTCTGATAGCGGGCGGCATCTTTACAGCACTGGTGATGCCGCTTGTGCTTCAATTTGTTCCGATCCCCGAAGCGGCCAGCGGGTTTCTTGCTGAAGTGCCGGAAGGCGAGCAGCAAGTTCCCGGAATTCTGGATTTCGCAGCCTCGCTCATTGCGCCGAACATGATCGCTGCAGCGGCAGATACGGCCATGCTTCCGCTCACGGTTTTCTTTGCGCTCTTCGCGGTGGCTATTTCGAAGCTTCCCAAGAGCCAGAACGCGACGCTACTTGGTTTCTTCCATGCGCTTGCCAATGCGATGCTGATGATTATCGGCTGGGTTCTGTGGCTGGCTCCGGCGGGCGTCCTCGCGCTCGCATTCGGCGTAGGGATGCGAAGCGGGGGCGGGGCATTTGCCGCATTGGCGCACTACATCCTGATCGTTTCTGCGATGGGCGGCTTCATTCTGGTGCTGGCGTACCTGATCGCTTGGGCATTGGGCGGCGTAAGCCCGTTGCGTTTTGCCAAGGCTTTGCTGCCCGCACAGGCGGTGGCGGTGTCAACACAAAGCTCGCTCGCAAGCCTTCCCGCCATGTTGGACAGCGCCACGCGGCTTAAGCTGCGGCCAGAAACCAGCGAATTTGTGCTGCCTCTCGCCGTTGCCATTTTCCGGGCGACCAGCGTGGCGATGAATTTGGCGGTCGCGCTCTATGTGGCGGCGCTTGCCGGTATCGACGTGCCCATTGCACTGCTGATCGTTGGCATATTGATTGCGGTTATCATCAGCATTGGCTCTGTCAGCTTACCCGGATCGATTAGCTTCGTTGTTTCGATTGGGCCCATCGCCTTGGCTATGGGTGTGCCGATCGAACCGCTTGCGCTGCTCGTAGCGGTCGAAATGCTCCCAGATATCATGCGGACACTCGCCAATGTCACGATGAATGTGGCGGTCACATCGGCGGTGGATCGCGGCGGTGAGGACACCGCCAGCGGCTAA
- a CDS encoding sigma-70 family RNA polymerase sigma factor, with the protein MAEKKPLPERTPAEKAAFKRELTEVVPHLRAFARGLCGRPDMADDLVQEAMLKAWAAQDRFEPGTSMRAWTFVILRNAYLTDMRRNRFRGEYDEGVAERILTAPAGQEEPIHLSDMHRALLTLPPERREALLLVGAGGFSYEEAAEICGCAVGTIKSRVGRARATLNSMLADGDIPRRSTEDAGAHRAILEELDNVAAGLGIAAAKT; encoded by the coding sequence GTGGCTGAGAAGAAGCCACTGCCAGAACGCACCCCGGCTGAAAAAGCGGCGTTCAAACGCGAACTCACCGAAGTTGTACCGCATTTGCGTGCCTTCGCTCGCGGTCTTTGTGGTCGACCTGACATGGCCGATGATCTGGTCCAGGAAGCCATGCTCAAAGCATGGGCTGCACAGGACCGGTTCGAGCCGGGCACCTCAATGCGCGCATGGACATTTGTTATTTTGCGCAATGCGTATCTAACAGATATGCGGCGCAACCGGTTTCGCGGTGAATATGACGAGGGCGTTGCCGAACGCATTCTCACCGCGCCAGCTGGTCAGGAAGAGCCTATCCACCTGTCGGACATGCACCGCGCATTGCTCACCCTGCCTCCTGAACGTCGCGAGGCATTGCTGCTCGTAGGGGCTGGTGGCTTTTCTTACGAAGAAGCTGCTGAGATTTGCGGCTGCGCGGTTGGCACGATTAAAAGCCGCGTGGGCCGTGCCCGCGCCACTCTCAATTCCATGTTGGCTGACGGGGACATCCCCCGGCGTTCGACAGAGGATGCAGGCGCGCACCGCGCTATCCTTGAAGAGCTGGACAATGTCGCCGCAGGATTGGGCATCGCTGCCGCCAAGACTTAG
- a CDS encoding NepR family anti-sigma factor encodes MALDNDKNRRDGNQGVDTPDWANGLRQFYDAVVDEPLPDSFKDLLEKLDEGGGSGSDKGHSN; translated from the coding sequence ATGGCTTTGGATAACGACAAAAACCGCCGAGATGGCAATCAAGGTGTAGATACGCCGGATTGGGCCAATGGTCTGCGGCAATTCTACGATGCCGTCGTTGATGAGCCTCTCCCTGACAGCTTCAAAGACTTGCTCGAGAAGCTTGATGAAGGTGGCGGCAGCGGCTCGGACAAAGGACACAGCAACTAG
- a CDS encoding CHASE domain-containing protein — translation MNTKAPETEKRGSRRDRARVQVRSWMLRFPRAIPLAVFAAIVAITALSVFSIERSEKVRQAAQMREQAQSIASELERRGDSFSSYLRAGAALFSSVDEVTPQLFRQFVNELGLNLDYKGAEGIGWITAVPRTGEAEFLARVRRTQPEFPSVRPASGAALPRLAPVTYFSPDTQRNRRALGFNMYSDPVRAAAMDEARRTVRPTASGRTIVDQETTEDAAGFVIVMPVYAGEPSIRDAQESLAGYVYSPFDAAKFLEAAIGRSGSTEFGVRLYDGSIDPERQLSAKQLEGRVAHRAQQSVSIANRQFVLVVEAGERRALAPLSMITLLFGLALAALLMLLARLITQQAQEDRQRLAFFEEQHSIRNSLSRELNHRVKNTLANVLSIMSLTRRRATDLDDFADSLEGRIRSLSATHDLLTNCEWETIPLGSVINAELQHFRCNTESSFSVSGPEVELAPNDALSLGLAIHELATNAAKFGALSAHDGQVEIIWKSMTETLVELEWRESGGPRVEQPSKRGFGLELIEKIVAHELKQPVQLDFHDQGVRCLLHVPVRRRSDFQIRQSASASES, via the coding sequence ATGAACACGAAGGCACCAGAAACAGAAAAGCGAGGTTCCCGACGCGACAGAGCGCGGGTGCAAGTGCGCAGCTGGATGCTCCGTTTTCCAAGAGCCATACCCTTAGCCGTATTTGCTGCCATTGTCGCTATCACTGCCCTCAGTGTGTTCTCCATCGAGCGCAGTGAGAAGGTCCGTCAAGCTGCGCAAATGCGAGAACAGGCGCAGTCTATCGCGTCCGAGCTTGAGCGGCGCGGTGACAGTTTTTCATCATACCTGCGCGCAGGAGCGGCGTTGTTTTCGAGCGTTGACGAGGTCACGCCTCAGTTGTTTCGTCAATTCGTCAACGAACTTGGGCTCAATCTCGATTACAAAGGCGCAGAGGGAATTGGCTGGATTACCGCGGTTCCCCGAACCGGCGAGGCTGAATTTCTTGCAAGGGTAAGGAGAACCCAGCCAGAATTTCCATCGGTCAGACCGGCCTCTGGTGCAGCTTTGCCGCGATTGGCGCCGGTCACCTACTTTTCGCCCGACACGCAGAGGAACCGGCGAGCGCTTGGCTTTAACATGTATTCCGATCCCGTGCGTGCAGCCGCAATGGATGAAGCGCGCCGGACTGTTCGCCCGACGGCATCGGGCCGCACTATCGTTGACCAAGAGACCACCGAAGATGCCGCTGGGTTTGTGATTGTCATGCCAGTTTACGCGGGCGAACCATCTATCAGGGACGCGCAAGAAAGCCTGGCAGGATATGTTTACAGCCCATTCGATGCGGCAAAGTTTCTGGAAGCAGCCATTGGCCGTTCGGGTTCAACCGAATTCGGTGTGAGACTTTACGATGGCAGCATTGATCCCGAACGCCAACTTTCCGCCAAACAGTTGGAAGGTCGAGTGGCGCACCGCGCCCAACAGAGTGTTTCAATCGCAAACCGGCAATTCGTCCTTGTCGTGGAAGCAGGCGAGCGAAGAGCTCTTGCGCCGCTTTCGATGATCACACTTCTGTTTGGTCTGGCACTGGCGGCTCTATTAATGTTGCTAGCGCGGTTGATCACCCAGCAGGCGCAAGAAGATCGGCAGCGATTGGCATTCTTTGAGGAACAGCATTCAATCCGCAATTCCTTGAGCCGCGAATTGAATCACCGTGTCAAAAACACGTTGGCTAACGTACTCTCGATTATGTCCCTGACACGGCGAAGGGCCACGGATCTCGATGACTTTGCCGACAGTCTGGAAGGGCGCATCCGATCGCTGTCCGCAACCCATGACTTGCTGACCAATTGCGAATGGGAAACGATCCCTTTGGGTTCGGTGATCAACGCGGAATTGCAACATTTCCGCTGCAATACCGAAAGCTCCTTTTCGGTTTCCGGACCCGAAGTTGAGCTTGCTCCCAATGATGCGTTGTCGCTTGGGCTCGCGATTCACGAACTTGCGACAAATGCAGCCAAATTTGGAGCGCTTAGTGCGCACGACGGCCAGGTCGAGATAATCTGGAAATCAATGACAGAGACGCTTGTCGAACTCGAATGGCGCGAGAGTGGTGGCCCGCGTGTCGAGCAACCGAGCAAGCGTGGCTTTGGTCTTGAACTGATCGAGAAAATCGTCGCGCACGAGCTGAAACAGCCAGTGCAACTTGATTTCCACGATCAAGGCGTGCGCTGTTTGTTGCATGTGCCTGTGCGCCGCCGCAGCGACTTTCAAATTCGCCAATCGGCTTCTGCAAGCGAAAGCTAG